The Cupriavidus necator DNA window ATATTTCCTTTGATAGATACCAAAAGATATACCGTCATGCGATGGATATCAAGATAGCTACCACTAGCTGTATCTGTGGGATGTCTAACGAGATGGGACGAAAAATGCGCTAAGCAACACCTACGTCCCAGCAATGCTTCGTCCCTTGTTTTGCTCTGCGGCGCACCGCAACCGTGCACCCATGCGCCCGGATTGAGCACGGGCTCCCCCTCATTTCCCCAGCGCCCATTCAAAGCTACGGGTTTTCGCTCGTTGAACGTTGGCATGTCTGTTGCATAGTATTCAAGTGACTTGAATATGGTGCAGGCAGCTTTCCAAGAGCTTTCCCGGGCGTCCACACGCGCCTTGCATCGGTTCGGGTCGGTGACGCCGCGCAGCGGTCCGTCCAATTGTCCATGCAACCCAGGGGGAAGAGAGTGCGCAAGAAACACACTGCAGTAGCCGCCGCCATCGCAGCCGCAGCGACCGGAATGGTCCTGACGGCAGCACCGGCGCAGGCCAAGGATGTCGTCAAGATTGCCTTTGTCGGTCCGCTGACCGGTGGCGTGTCGTCGATCGGCCTGGGCGGACGCAATTCCGCGGACCTGGCCGTGCGCTTGCGCAATGCGGACCCGAAGGCCAGGTACACCTATGAACTGGTGGTGCAGGACGACGAGTGCCGGCCGAACGTCGGCGTGCAGGTGGCGACCAAGATCGCGGCGGACAAGTCCATCGTTGCCGGCGTGACGCACTTCTGCTCTGCCGTGGCCATGGGCACAGTGGGCGTCTACAGCCGCTTCGGCATGCCCGCCGTGGTGTGGGGCGCCGTGCTGCCCGAGGTCACCTATGGCAACAAGTTCAAGGAGATCCATCGCGTCAACGGCACGATGATCAACCAGAGCGAAGTGGCGGCCAAATTCATGACCGGGCTGGGCTACAAGAAGTGGGCGATCATCCATGACACCACCGACTACGGCAAGGGCCACAACAAGTATTTCAGCGAGTTCCTGAAGAAGGACGGCGGCACCATCGTCGGCACGTTCGGCGTGACAGCCGATCAGCAAGATTTCACCACGGAGCTGACCAAGATCCGCGAACTGAAGCCCGACGTGGTGTATTTTGGCGGCCTCACGCCGCTGGGCGTGCGCATCCGCACGCAGATGGACAAGCTCGGCATCAAGGCTCAGTTCGAGGGCACGTCGGGCATCAAGTCCGATGCCTATATCGAAGGCGTGGGCAAATCGCTGTCGGAGGGTTCGCTGGCGTTCATCGAAGGCGCGCCGGTAGAGAAGCTGGCGGGCGGCCAGTTCTTCATGGAACGCTACACGCAGCAGAAATACGGTGAACCGCCGGAAGCGTACGGCCCGTTTGCGTTTGCCGCGGCCAACCTGATCATCGACGCCGTGGAAAAGGTGGGCCCGGACCGCAAGAAGGTGCGTGATGTGCTGAACGGCACCAGGGACGTGAACACCATCATCGGCAAGGTCACCTTCGACGACCACGGCCAGAACGTGGTGCCGCTGATCACCAAGTATGTGGTGGAAGACGGCAAGTGGGTGATCTGGGAAGACAGCACCTACGGCAAGGGCAAGAAGAAGCTGACCGGCCTGTAAGCATGGCGGCCGGGTTCGGGGCAATCCTGCCCCCGCCCGGCCCCGCGCCCGCCTGGGCATCCGGAATTCGGGGGATACCGATGAGTGTATTAGGGCAGTACGTCTTTAACGGGCTGATGCTCGGGATGATCTACGCAATGGTGGCGGTAGGCTTCACGCTGTTCTTCGGCGTGCTCGACGTGATCAAGTTTTCTCATGGCGATGTGCTGATGGTGGGTGCGTTTGCCGGGCTGGCGGCATCAGCCGGCGTGGTGGCGATGCATGTGGATTCCCCGTGGCTGCAGCTGCTGGCCATCGTGGTGTGCGCGGTGACGGTGACCGGCCTGCTGGGCGCCGGCATCGCCCGCGTCCTGATCCTGCCGCTGCGCCGTGCGCCGCCGCTGAACACATTGCTGGCCACGCTGATGCTGGGCACGGTGCTGCGTGAGGCGGTCCGGCTGTTCTACCCGGACGGCTCGAACCCGAAGCCATTTCCCGCGCTGCTGCCCGCTGGCGAGTTCACCATCGGCGCGCTCTCCATCCGCGCGGACAACCTGATCCTGCTGGCCGCCGGCGTGGCCATCATCCTCGGCGTGCATCTGCTGATCACCCGCACGCGCTTTGGCATGGCCATTCGTGCCGTGGCCCAGGATGGCGAAACGGCCCGGCTGATGGGCATCAACTTCGAGGTGGTGGTACTGGTCACGTTTGCGCTGGGGTCCGCCATGGCGGCACTGGCGGGCGTGATGAACGGCCTCTACTACAACGAGATCAACTTCAACGTCGGGCTGCTGTTGGGGGTGATCGGCTTTGCCGCTGCCATCCTTGGCGGGCTAGGCAATATCTACGGCGCCATCCTCGGCGGCTTCCTGTTTGCGGCGCTGCAGGTACTGGGCAGTGCCATGCTGCCGGCCCTGGTGCCCGACATCCCGAGCGCCTACAAGGACGTATTCGCCTTTGCCGTGGTCATCGTGCTGATGGCCTGGAAGCCGACCGGACTCATCGCGGAGAAAGCCAGTGAACGTGTCTGACAACGTCTCGAAGCCGCTGCCGGCGGCCTCCGCCGCCACGGCCGAGGGCCCGCAGCGGCGCCCGGCCATGGTGCTGGCCATCTCGGCCATCGCCCTGGTGGCCTATCTCTACTTCTTCCTGCATGCGGAATCGCAACTGGCGGTAGCCGTGCTGCTGGCGCTGGCCGGGGCCGCGGTGTTCGCGGCGGGCCGGCTGGGCCTGA harbors:
- a CDS encoding branched-chain amino acid ABC transporter substrate-binding protein, translated to MRKKHTAVAAAIAAAATGMVLTAAPAQAKDVVKIAFVGPLTGGVSSIGLGGRNSADLAVRLRNADPKARYTYELVVQDDECRPNVGVQVATKIAADKSIVAGVTHFCSAVAMGTVGVYSRFGMPAVVWGAVLPEVTYGNKFKEIHRVNGTMINQSEVAAKFMTGLGYKKWAIIHDTTDYGKGHNKYFSEFLKKDGGTIVGTFGVTADQQDFTTELTKIRELKPDVVYFGGLTPLGVRIRTQMDKLGIKAQFEGTSGIKSDAYIEGVGKSLSEGSLAFIEGAPVEKLAGGQFFMERYTQQKYGEPPEAYGPFAFAAANLIIDAVEKVGPDRKKVRDVLNGTRDVNTIIGKVTFDDHGQNVVPLITKYVVEDGKWVIWEDSTYGKGKKKLTGL
- a CDS encoding branched-chain amino acid ABC transporter permease, producing MSVLGQYVFNGLMLGMIYAMVAVGFTLFFGVLDVIKFSHGDVLMVGAFAGLAASAGVVAMHVDSPWLQLLAIVVCAVTVTGLLGAGIARVLILPLRRAPPLNTLLATLMLGTVLREAVRLFYPDGSNPKPFPALLPAGEFTIGALSIRADNLILLAAGVAIILGVHLLITRTRFGMAIRAVAQDGETARLMGINFEVVVLVTFALGSAMAALAGVMNGLYYNEINFNVGLLLGVIGFAAAILGGLGNIYGAILGGFLFAALQVLGSAMLPALVPDIPSAYKDVFAFAVVIVLMAWKPTGLIAEKASERV